The Paenibacillus macerans genome includes a window with the following:
- a CDS encoding Crp/Fnr family transcriptional regulator, with protein sequence MILHKGEILFRQGDDGSFLYHIKSGLFKVTRLHENGNVVLFNILYPGETVPHHSLISPKEIHGTAIALMRSEVEAIPAQTWYRELQEDPKKPLEVAELLQEKVRFMQERLDHLTVGTPAERLELLSKWLNRHANGIPLTDYLTQEEIGQLIGVRRETVNRLLRGQHKE encoded by the coding sequence ATGATTTTGCATAAAGGCGAAATCTTATTCCGGCAGGGGGATGACGGTTCGTTTTTATACCATATCAAAAGCGGCCTGTTCAAAGTGACGCGCCTGCATGAGAACGGCAACGTGGTTTTATTTAATATTTTATATCCGGGAGAGACGGTTCCGCATCATTCCTTGATTTCGCCGAAGGAGATCCACGGCACGGCGATCGCTTTAATGCGCAGCGAGGTCGAGGCGATTCCCGCCCAGACTTGGTACCGTGAGCTGCAGGAAGACCCGAAGAAGCCGCTGGAAGTGGCGGAACTTCTCCAGGAGAAGGTCCGGTTTATGCAGGAGCGCCTGGATCATTTAACGGTCGGCACGCCGGCCGAACGGCTGGAGCTCCTGAGCAAATGGCTGAACCGGCATGCCAACGGCATCCCTTTGACCGATTACTTAACCCAGGAAGAGATCGGACAGCTGATCGGCGTAAGACGGGAAACCGTCAACCGGCTGCTGCGCGGCCAGCACAAGGAATAG
- a CDS encoding serine hydrolase domain-containing protein has product MKKRFQSTLLTGLMIMLLLPAGAFAAEPNVPVLSGGSLEKLAAEKAELITKKYQTASIQYALIDQGKITISGQAGLNDAGGKIPLTSDTMYGIGSTSKMFTAAAVMMLADQGKVNLDTPLIEYIPDFKMQDERYKRITPRMLLNHSSGLPGSSLGSAFLFEDNDSHAHDTLLKQLSAQTLKADPGAFSVYCNDGFTLAEILVERVSGMDYTAFIHQYLTGPLQLSHTKTPKDQLDVSNMAALYYPAYQGQLPSLTANVIGAGGIYSTAEDLVQFADVFMKDSQNRVLSEQSVHAMEQEEYKKGLWPEEADTSVVNYGLGWDSVKLFPFNDYGIKALSKGGDVLLYHASLIVLPEQNMAAAVLSSGGSSSINQMLAAELLLQSLKQKGTIKEFKPAKSFGKPDKTEIPGNMFKYAGYYVATNQQVKVAFADGEMSITTPLNPEAPEQKLVYTAEGAFVSEDGSVQVSFVTEKNGRTYLRERHYATVPELGQAALNVYSAEKLEEAEGTPLPPEIEAAWEKREGKTYYPVNEKYSSVIYQLMRPTLRIGRTDDLPGYLVDKKIIDSNTAVSRHQIPGTGSRDTAEYRFFSREGVEYFEALGSVYISEDGVKPLHAGKKSTVMLQAGETARWYTVPKAAAGKTMTVGMPEHGAFAVYDANGLCVNFTVVSGSNQVQLPENGTIVFAAGERARFDIQLKK; this is encoded by the coding sequence TTGAAAAAAAGATTCCAGAGCACGCTGTTAACCGGCCTCATGATTATGCTGCTGCTGCCGGCAGGCGCATTTGCAGCGGAGCCTAACGTTCCCGTCCTTTCAGGCGGGTCATTGGAGAAACTGGCGGCTGAGAAAGCGGAGCTGATTACCAAAAAGTATCAGACCGCAAGCATCCAATATGCCCTGATCGATCAGGGCAAGATTACGATATCCGGTCAGGCGGGGCTTAATGATGCCGGCGGCAAAATCCCGTTGACCTCCGACACTATGTACGGAATAGGTTCCACGAGCAAGATGTTTACCGCCGCCGCGGTGATGATGCTGGCAGACCAGGGGAAGGTAAATCTGGATACTCCCTTGATTGAGTACATACCGGACTTCAAAATGCAGGACGAACGCTATAAACGGATCACGCCGCGGATGCTGCTTAATCATTCCTCGGGGCTGCCGGGCTCAAGCCTGGGAAGCGCCTTTCTTTTTGAGGATAACGACTCCCATGCCCATGATACGTTACTTAAGCAACTATCCGCTCAAACTCTAAAGGCCGATCCGGGGGCCTTCTCGGTCTATTGCAACGACGGTTTTACCCTGGCTGAAATCTTGGTAGAGCGAGTTAGCGGAATGGATTATACGGCATTCATTCATCAGTATTTGACCGGACCGCTGCAACTGAGCCATACCAAGACTCCCAAGGATCAGCTTGATGTAAGCAACATGGCGGCTCTTTATTATCCGGCTTACCAGGGGCAGCTGCCTAGCCTAACCGCAAATGTCATCGGGGCGGGAGGGATTTATTCCACCGCCGAGGATCTGGTGCAATTTGCGGATGTATTTATGAAGGACTCGCAAAACCGCGTTTTGTCCGAGCAGTCGGTTCATGCTATGGAGCAGGAGGAATACAAAAAGGGACTATGGCCCGAAGAAGCGGATACTTCCGTGGTGAATTACGGGCTGGGCTGGGATAGCGTAAAGTTGTTTCCGTTTAATGATTACGGCATTAAAGCGCTGTCCAAAGGCGGAGACGTCCTGCTGTATCATGCCTCGCTGATTGTGCTTCCGGAACAGAACATGGCGGCAGCCGTCTTATCCTCCGGCGGCTCCAGTTCAATAAACCAGATGCTGGCGGCCGAGCTGCTGCTCCAAAGTTTGAAGCAAAAAGGGACCATTAAAGAATTCAAGCCGGCGAAGTCGTTTGGCAAGCCGGATAAAACAGAAATTCCCGGCAATATGTTCAAATATGCCGGTTATTACGTCGCTACCAATCAGCAGGTGAAAGTGGCTTTTGCCGATGGCGAAATGTCAATCACGACACCGCTCAACCCGGAAGCTCCGGAGCAAAAGCTTGTCTACACCGCTGAAGGCGCTTTTGTCAGCGAAGACGGCAGCGTGCAGGTCAGCTTCGTTACCGAAAAGAACGGCCGCACCTACTTGCGGGAAAGGCACTATGCAACGGTTCCTGAATTGGGACAGGCGGCGCTAAATGTGTATTCGGCCGAAAAGCTGGAAGAAGCCGAAGGGACTCCACTGCCTCCCGAGATAGAAGCAGCTTGGGAGAAGCGGGAAGGGAAGACTTACTATCCCGTCAACGAGAAGTACAGCTCGGTGATCTATCAACTGATGAGGCCGACCTTGCGGATCGGCCGGACAGATGACTTGCCGGGGTATTTGGTGGATAAGAAGATCATAGATTCCAATACCGCGGTGAGCCGGCATCAAATTCCGGGCACGGGAAGCCGGGATACGGCGGAATACCGCTTCTTTTCCCGGGAGGGCGTAGAATATTTTGAGGCATTGGGTTCGGTCTATATAAGCGAAGATGGGGTCAAACCGCTGCATGCCGGCAAGAAGTCTACGGTCATGCTGCAGGCTGGTGAAACGGCCAGATGGTACACCGTTCCTAAAGCGGCGGCCGGCAAGACGATGACGGTCGGGATGCCTGAGCACGGAGCCTTTGCGGTATATGACGCGAACGGGCTTTGTGTGAACTTCACGGTTGTCAGCGGGAGTAATCAAGTGCAGCTGCCCGAGAACGGCACGATTGTATTTGCCGCCGGGGAACGCGCCCGCTTTGACATTCAGCTGAAAAAATAA
- the hmpA gene encoding NO-inducible flavohemoprotein gives MLDAKTIEIIKSTVPVLEVHGETITKKFYETMFKNHPELLNIFNHANQRQGKQPTALANAVYAAAAHIDRLEEILPVVRGIAQKHRALGIMPEHYPIVGENLLAAIKMVLGDAATDEILEAWGKAYGVIADVFISTEAEMYKEAEQQKGGWRGFRRFVVDRKVKESEVITSFYLKPEDGGEIAPYKPGQYITVRVKPEGQEFTHLRHYSLSAAPGQPFYRISVKREDAVEGQPAGIVSTYLHERIGEGDVLELSAPAGDFTLDQSQQIPLVLLSGGVGLTPMISMLETALQSGSGREIVYIHAARSGRHHAMKEHVDELTRTHDNLRSYFIYETAEAGETPDKTGYIDLPWLKSVTDAGSDFYFCGPLPFMKAINRVLKEWGVPGERIHFEFFGPADSLEDTMSK, from the coding sequence ATGCTTGATGCCAAAACGATCGAGATCATCAAGTCGACCGTACCCGTACTCGAAGTTCACGGCGAAACGATAACCAAAAAGTTTTACGAAACGATGTTTAAAAATCATCCCGAACTGCTCAACATATTCAACCATGCCAACCAACGCCAAGGCAAACAGCCGACGGCGCTCGCCAACGCCGTTTACGCCGCCGCCGCGCATATCGACCGCCTTGAGGAAATCCTCCCGGTCGTGCGCGGCATCGCGCAAAAACACCGGGCGCTCGGCATTATGCCGGAGCATTATCCGATCGTCGGCGAAAACCTGCTGGCGGCGATCAAAATGGTGCTCGGCGACGCCGCTACCGATGAAATTCTGGAAGCCTGGGGCAAAGCCTACGGTGTAATCGCCGACGTGTTCATCAGCACGGAAGCCGAGATGTACAAGGAAGCCGAGCAACAAAAAGGCGGCTGGCGGGGATTCCGCCGGTTTGTCGTCGACCGCAAAGTCAAGGAAAGCGAAGTCATCACCTCATTTTATTTGAAGCCGGAAGACGGCGGGGAGATCGCCCCCTACAAACCGGGCCAATACATCACCGTACGCGTAAAGCCGGAGGGCCAGGAATTCACCCATCTCCGCCATTACAGCCTGTCCGCGGCTCCCGGCCAGCCTTTTTACCGGATTTCCGTCAAACGGGAAGACGCCGTGGAGGGCCAGCCGGCCGGCATTGTATCCACTTATTTGCATGAGCGGATCGGCGAAGGCGACGTGCTTGAACTAAGCGCGCCGGCCGGTGATTTTACGCTCGACCAATCGCAGCAAATACCGCTTGTTCTGCTGAGCGGCGGCGTCGGGCTCACGCCGATGATCAGCATGCTGGAGACGGCGCTGCAAAGCGGCTCGGGGCGGGAGATCGTTTATATCCATGCCGCCCGGAGCGGAAGACACCACGCGATGAAGGAGCATGTAGACGAGCTTACGCGAACCCATGACAATCTCCGCTCCTATTTCATCTACGAAACGGCGGAAGCCGGAGAAACCCCCGACAAAACGGGCTACATCGATCTTCCGTGGCTGAAGAGCGTCACGGACGCGGGCAGCGATTTTTATTTCTGCGGTCCGCTGCCGTTCATGAAAGCAATTAACCGGGTGCTGAAAGAATGGGGCGTTCCCGGAGAGCGGATTCACTTCGAGTTTTTCGGACCGGCCGACAGTCTCGAGGATACGATGAGCAAATAA
- a CDS encoding YitT family protein, whose translation MRNKTRWQVDGKSLLMMLFGSCLLAFAYYHINFQNGLSEGGFVGLALLGKYLLNLPPALTMIALDVPIVLLAWFLKGRKFVLNTLFSSLAFSAFYELCEQFSPLVIDLRANLPLAALLSGLLTGIGAGLVLRAGGASGGDDILSMLLSQWSGIKIGAMFVLMDAIVLTISLLYLPFKETLFTIMAVLIAGKVITWTVHYGHGQLTPLRVPHRVKVKEKTARA comes from the coding sequence ATGAGGAACAAGACAAGATGGCAAGTTGACGGAAAATCGCTATTGATGATGCTGTTTGGCTCCTGTTTATTGGCTTTTGCTTATTATCACATTAACTTTCAGAACGGATTGTCGGAAGGCGGCTTTGTGGGCCTGGCCCTGCTTGGAAAATATTTGCTTAACCTGCCGCCGGCGCTGACGATGATCGCGCTTGATGTGCCGATCGTGCTGCTGGCCTGGTTTTTGAAGGGCCGCAAGTTTGTCCTTAATACGCTATTCTCATCGCTTGCGTTTTCGGCGTTTTACGAATTGTGCGAGCAATTCTCTCCACTCGTGATCGATTTGCGCGCGAATTTGCCGCTGGCGGCGCTGCTGTCGGGCTTGCTGACGGGGATCGGAGCGGGTCTGGTGCTGCGGGCGGGCGGAGCGAGCGGGGGAGACGACATTTTGTCGATGCTGCTTAGCCAATGGTCCGGAATCAAAATCGGTGCCATGTTTGTGCTGATGGATGCCATCGTTCTAACGATTTCATTATTATATCTGCCTTTTAAGGAAACCTTATTTACGATTATGGCAGTTCTTATAGCAGGTAAAGTGATCACCTGGACCGTTCATTACGGACACGGTCAGTTGACGCCGCTGCGCGTCCCGCACCGGGTTAAAGTTAAGGAAAAAACGGCTCGAGCTTAA
- a CDS encoding DinB family protein: MSENAVDLLLVQKDNTWELEEWVVPLSAALANVTAEQAAWAPPGGGNTIWQTVSHINYFNQRILSRLRGIDPGPDAGTNEETFGGPGDAQDENGWSHTLAETKRIELELREAIASLSEADLEAPFGSSTETIGRELSRWMLHDAYHAGQIVLIRRQQGCWRS, from the coding sequence ATGAGCGAAAACGCAGTTGATTTGTTGCTAGTGCAAAAAGACAACACCTGGGAGCTGGAAGAGTGGGTCGTCCCTTTGTCCGCCGCGCTTGCCAACGTCACGGCCGAACAGGCCGCCTGGGCGCCGCCGGGCGGGGGCAATACGATTTGGCAAACCGTAAGCCATATCAATTATTTCAACCAGCGGATACTTAGCCGCTTGCGGGGGATCGATCCGGGCCCCGATGCAGGTACAAACGAGGAAACGTTTGGCGGGCCGGGAGACGCCCAGGACGAGAACGGCTGGAGCCACACGCTCGCCGAAACAAAACGGATCGAGCTGGAGCTGCGCGAGGCGATTGCTTCCTTAAGCGAAGCCGATCTGGAAGCTCCTTTTGGCTCAAGCACGGAAACGATCGGCCGTGAACTTTCCCGCTGGATGCTGCATGACGCCTACCATGCCGGGCAAATCGTGCTTATCCGCCGGCAGCAGGGCTGCTGGAGATCCTAG
- a CDS encoding CGNR zinc finger domain-containing protein, which produces METLWSDFINSEWHDWKGGGRSEDRLEKPSWQSGFLNDWRLRAPVPAADDDIAAMREFREKLHALAVDLAGGGEMGEGAWHLLNQYMKPGTVYREFAADREGSVKLQYRPAMAEWRQVLAEVAASFGQTVSQGEAGRIRVCDNPDCRWIFYDDTRNRTKKYCDDKMCGNLMKVRRFRARKKAEQNSDGDAEA; this is translated from the coding sequence TTGGAGACGCTTTGGAGTGATTTTATCAACAGCGAATGGCATGACTGGAAAGGCGGCGGACGAAGCGAGGACCGGCTGGAGAAGCCGTCATGGCAGTCGGGGTTTCTGAACGATTGGCGGCTGCGGGCGCCGGTTCCGGCGGCGGATGATGACATCGCGGCGATGCGGGAGTTTCGGGAAAAGCTGCATGCCCTGGCGGTTGATTTGGCCGGCGGCGGAGAGATGGGCGAAGGGGCCTGGCACTTGCTGAATCAGTATATGAAGCCGGGGACGGTGTACCGGGAGTTTGCGGCTGATCGCGAAGGAAGCGTCAAGCTGCAATACCGGCCGGCTATGGCGGAGTGGAGGCAGGTGCTGGCGGAGGTGGCCGCAAGCTTCGGCCAGACCGTTTCGCAGGGGGAGGCCGGCCGCATCCGCGTTTGCGACAACCCGGACTGCAGGTGGATATTTTATGACGATACGCGGAATCGGACGAAGAAATACTGCGACGACAAAATGTGCGGCAATCTGATGAAGGTGCGGCGTTTCCGCGCCCGGAAAAAAGCGGAACAAAACTCGGACGGCGACGCCGAAGCGTAG
- the msrB gene encoding peptide-methionine (R)-S-oxide reductase MsrB yields MSSASNTKVELATFAGGCFWCMVSPFEELPGIHGIVSGYTGGSTVNPTYEEVCAGGTGHYEAVQIQFDPAVFPYRKLLELYWQQIDPTDEGGQFHDRGESYRTAIFYHNEEQRREAEESKLALERSGRFDKPIVTPVLPAAPFYPAEEYHQQYHKKNPLHYKLYRKGSGREDFLERHWSVPAGREELKRRLTPMQYEVTQNNATERPFTGEYWDHDEEGIYVDIVSGEPLFSSRDKFDAGCGWPSFTRPIRSYHIKERTDTSHFMIRTEVRSRMGDSHLGHVFDDGPEPTGLRYCINSAALRFVPKADMEKEGYGEYLVLFDEPRE; encoded by the coding sequence ATGAGTTCAGCGTCAAATACAAAGGTAGAACTGGCCACTTTTGCCGGAGGCTGCTTCTGGTGTATGGTTTCGCCGTTTGAGGAACTCCCGGGCATACACGGCATTGTATCGGGATATACAGGGGGAAGCACGGTAAACCCTACTTATGAAGAGGTTTGCGCCGGCGGAACCGGCCATTACGAAGCCGTGCAAATCCAATTTGATCCGGCGGTGTTCCCGTACCGCAAGCTGCTTGAGCTCTACTGGCAGCAAATCGACCCGACCGATGAAGGCGGGCAATTCCACGACCGGGGCGAATCGTACCGGACGGCCATATTTTATCATAACGAGGAGCAGCGCCGGGAAGCGGAGGAATCCAAGCTGGCGCTGGAAAGAAGCGGCCGCTTCGACAAACCGATCGTTACTCCGGTGCTTCCGGCGGCTCCTTTTTATCCGGCCGAAGAATACCATCAACAGTACCATAAAAAAAATCCGCTGCATTACAAGCTGTACCGTAAAGGCTCGGGCCGCGAGGATTTCCTGGAACGCCATTGGTCCGTTCCCGCAGGCCGGGAGGAGCTAAAGCGCCGGCTTACGCCGATGCAATACGAGGTCACGCAAAATAACGCCACCGAGCGGCCCTTTACCGGCGAGTACTGGGATCACGACGAGGAAGGCATCTACGTGGACATCGTCTCGGGCGAACCGCTGTTCAGCTCGCGCGACAAATTCGACGCCGGCTGCGGCTGGCCAAGCTTCACCCGTCCGATCCGCAGCTATCACATCAAGGAACGGACGGACACCAGCCACTTCATGATCCGCACCGAGGTGCGCAGCCGCATGGGGGATTCGCATCTGGGCCACGTGTTCGACGACGGACCGGAACCGACCGGCCTGCGGTACTGCATCAACTCCGCGGCGCTGCGGTTCGTTCCGAAGGCCGACATGGAGAAGGAAGGCTACGGCGAGTATCTCGTGTTATTCGATGAGCCGCGGGAGTAG
- a CDS encoding TerC family protein — translation MELLSPEFWAALLSIILIDLVLAGDNAIVIGLAARNVPQKDQKKVIIWGTVGAILIRVVMTLLVVQLLNIPGLRLAGGLALVWIAYKLIVDEKSHEINAGNQMWAAIRTIIIADAMMGLDNVLAVAGAAHGDFLLVIIGLAVSVPIMVWGSTLILKLTERFPIVITIGAAVLAWTAAKMIVQEPLIDELFASNWIKYGFEVLVIIAVIGIGTQMKKRKARLREAAQAQV, via the coding sequence ATGGAATTATTATCTCCGGAATTTTGGGCCGCACTGCTATCCATCATATTGATCGATCTCGTGCTTGCCGGGGACAATGCGATCGTGATCGGGCTTGCCGCACGCAACGTGCCGCAAAAAGATCAGAAAAAAGTGATTATTTGGGGGACCGTCGGCGCCATTCTCATCCGCGTCGTCATGACGCTGCTCGTCGTACAGCTGCTGAATATTCCCGGGCTGCGGCTCGCCGGGGGGCTAGCGCTCGTTTGGATTGCCTACAAATTGATCGTGGATGAAAAAAGCCACGAGATCAATGCGGGCAACCAGATGTGGGCGGCGATCCGGACCATTATCATCGCCGACGCGATGATGGGTCTGGACAACGTGCTGGCGGTGGCCGGCGCGGCGCACGGCGATTTCCTGCTCGTCATTATCGGGCTGGCCGTCTCCGTTCCGATTATGGTCTGGGGCAGCACGCTGATTCTGAAGCTGACGGAGCGCTTCCCGATCGTTATCACGATCGGCGCTGCCGTCCTGGCCTGGACCGCGGCCAAAATGATCGTGCAGGAACCGCTTATTGACGAACTGTTCGCAAGCAACTGGATCAAATACGGATTTGAGGTGCTTGTAATCATCGCCGTCATCGGCATCGGCACGCAAATGAAGAAAAGAAAAGCGCGCTTGCGCGAAGCGGCGCAGGCTCAGGTCTGA
- a CDS encoding AraC family transcriptional regulator, producing the protein MKPNSNLQILLAGYSVHHKPFHTVQPDGHENYLIRLQSSGKCRSRLNGRLELIEPGDLLLFAPGEPYELKIEAEMSGLGETVVSSGDYHIFLAGPWIEAWWNKRSRPHRVKVPLSEGIVGAFRQIMLEQRRIANPAPEIAEYYLKILCMDIDRNLLDQPRPAYPTYLAHRIKNYIEENAATPFKLEDAAAYAGISVSRAVHLFKDTFGTSIIQYTLEVRLNMARERIIFSPLSLEHVAESSGFPSYNYFHKVFRKKFGMSPRQFRQQARGQHPV; encoded by the coding sequence ATGAAACCTAATTCGAACCTGCAGATTTTATTAGCCGGCTATTCGGTGCACCACAAGCCGTTTCATACGGTGCAGCCGGACGGGCACGAAAACTATTTGATCCGGCTGCAAAGCTCGGGCAAATGCCGGTCCCGCTTAAACGGCCGGCTGGAGCTGATCGAACCCGGCGATCTGCTGCTGTTTGCGCCGGGCGAACCCTACGAGCTGAAAATTGAAGCTGAAATGAGCGGACTGGGCGAAACGGTGGTGTCCAGCGGCGATTATCATATTTTTTTGGCCGGGCCATGGATCGAAGCTTGGTGGAACAAACGGTCAAGACCCCATCGGGTGAAGGTTCCTCTTTCCGAAGGCATCGTCGGCGCTTTCCGGCAAATCATGTTGGAGCAGCGCCGCATCGCCAACCCGGCCCCGGAAATCGCGGAATATTATTTGAAAATACTATGCATGGACATCGACCGGAACCTGCTGGATCAGCCGCGGCCCGCTTATCCGACTTATCTTGCCCATCGGATCAAAAATTATATTGAAGAGAACGCCGCCACCCCCTTCAAATTGGAGGATGCGGCCGCCTATGCCGGCATCAGCGTTTCCCGGGCGGTGCATCTGTTTAAGGACACGTTCGGGACAAGCATCATTCAATATACGCTGGAGGTCAGGCTGAACATGGCGCGCGAACGGATTATTTTCAGCCCGCTTTCGCTGGAGCATGTCGCGGAGAGCTCCGGTTTCCCCAGCTATAATTATTTTCACAAAGTGTTCCGCAAAAAGTTCGGTATGTCGCCCCGGCAGTTCCGGCAACAAGCGCGCGGCCAGCATCCGGTTTAA
- a CDS encoding Gfo/Idh/MocA family protein, with translation MTMKIGMIGCGNISPAYLTYLGQSEFARITAVADLLPEKARERAEQFAIENVYTVEELLGRQDIDMVLNLTVPSSHAAVNMAALAHGKHVYVEKPLAISLEDARSMLEQAAAKNLRVGCAPDTFLGAGIETSRKAIADGLIGRPVAATAFMMGGGPESWHPNPEFFYAEGGGPMFDMGPYYLTAFVELLGPIARISGSAGNPVPERTVKTGPNAGKTIPVHTPTHYSATLDFTGGAIGTLVTSFDVPGGSVLPRIEIYGTEGTLLVPDPNYFNGDVKVRRSGSDVWETVPPAFECGENERGRGIEDMARAILEGRQHRASGKLGYHVLEAMHAVARSSREGRHILLESADSLK, from the coding sequence ATGACGATGAAGATAGGCATGATCGGCTGCGGCAACATCAGTCCGGCATACTTGACGTACCTCGGGCAAAGCGAATTCGCCAGGATTACGGCGGTAGCCGATCTTCTCCCGGAGAAGGCCCGCGAGCGGGCAGAGCAATTCGCAATTGAAAACGTCTACACCGTGGAGGAATTGCTGGGACGGCAGGATATCGACATGGTGTTGAACTTGACCGTACCGTCGTCCCACGCCGCCGTCAATATGGCAGCGCTTGCCCATGGCAAGCATGTGTACGTTGAGAAGCCGCTGGCGATCTCGCTGGAGGACGCGCGAAGCATGCTGGAACAGGCGGCGGCCAAAAATCTCCGCGTGGGCTGCGCTCCCGATACGTTTCTTGGCGCAGGCATCGAGACGAGCCGCAAGGCCATTGCGGACGGGTTGATCGGCCGTCCGGTGGCGGCCACCGCGTTTATGATGGGCGGCGGGCCGGAAAGCTGGCACCCGAATCCCGAGTTTTTCTACGCGGAAGGCGGGGGACCGATGTTCGACATGGGGCCGTACTATTTGACCGCGTTCGTAGAGCTGCTCGGGCCGATCGCGCGCATCAGCGGCTCGGCGGGCAACCCGGTTCCCGAACGCACGGTCAAAACCGGACCCAACGCCGGCAAAACGATTCCGGTGCATACGCCGACGCACTACAGCGCCACGCTGGATTTTACCGGAGGCGCCATCGGCACGCTCGTGACCAGCTTCGATGTCCCCGGCGGAAGCGTCCTGCCCCGCATCGAGATTTATGGGACCGAAGGGACGCTGCTTGTCCCCGACCCGAACTACTTTAACGGGGACGTGAAGGTCCGCCGTTCGGGCAGCGACGTTTGGGAAACCGTCCCGCCGGCGTTTGAATGCGGCGAAAATGAGCGCGGCCGCGGCATCGAGGATATGGCCAGGGCGATTCTTGAAGGCCGGCAACACCGGGCCAGCGGCAAACTCGGCTACCATGTGCTGGAGGCGATGCATGCCGTGGCCCGTTCATCGCGCGAAGGCCGGCATATTTTGCTGGAAAGCGCGGATAGTTTAAAGTAG
- a CDS encoding sugar phosphate isomerase/epimerase family protein produces the protein MAKVGLQLYTVRDHLERDFEGTLRKVAELGYKGVEFAGFYGRTVGQVQQILQETGLVAVGAHTAYDRLKAALDEEIAFNKAIGNRYIVVPYLSEEDRNRWPEVIEDLKKFGERCKQEEMILCYHNHDFELTQSLNGKPVLDAIYEQVPASLLHMELDSCWVAFAGADPLAYIATYRDRLPLVHWKDVLKKPDGSPETVELGRGEVAVAAIGDAAIDAGAEWLIVEQDHCAGDSLESIAASMEWVRAYAEKGGKLHV, from the coding sequence ATGGCAAAGGTTGGACTGCAGCTTTATACGGTAAGAGATCATTTGGAACGCGATTTTGAAGGCACGCTGCGCAAGGTAGCCGAGCTTGGGTATAAGGGCGTGGAGTTTGCCGGATTTTACGGGAGAACTGTGGGACAAGTACAGCAAATCCTGCAGGAAACCGGGCTGGTTGCGGTGGGTGCCCATACGGCTTACGACCGTTTAAAGGCCGCGCTTGATGAAGAGATTGCTTTCAACAAGGCGATCGGCAACCGGTATATCGTCGTGCCGTATCTGTCGGAGGAAGACCGCAACCGTTGGCCCGAGGTCATCGAGGACTTGAAAAAATTCGGGGAACGCTGCAAACAGGAAGAAATGATTCTCTGCTATCATAATCATGATTTTGAGCTGACCCAGTCGCTGAACGGCAAACCGGTGCTGGATGCGATTTACGAACAGGTGCCCGCCTCCCTGCTGCACATGGAGCTGGATTCCTGCTGGGTAGCCTTTGCCGGAGCGGATCCGCTGGCATACATCGCTACATATCGCGATCGGCTTCCGCTCGTGCACTGGAAGGATGTTCTTAAGAAGCCGGACGGTTCGCCGGAAACGGTGGAGCTGGGCCGGGGAGAAGTCGCCGTTGCCGCGATTGGGGATGCCGCGATCGACGCGGGCGCGGAATGGCTGATCGTAGAGCAGGATCACTGCGCGGGAGATTCGCTGGAAAGCATCGCCGCAAGTATGGAATGGGTACGCGCTTATGCCGAAAAGGGAGGAAAACTTCATGTCTAA